DNA sequence from the Malus domestica chromosome 11, GDT2T_hap1 genome:
TTCATTATTTTCAGCAGAATAGGTACTACATTTATTTAGCATTTGTCTGGTGTCTGATGTTATGGTGTTGGCGGGGTAGTTATAAATTTTTGGGTTGAGCAGTTAacttttgttacttttattaatattattaataaaaactAATGCGAATCTAAGTTAGACATTTTAAATCAATGACGTGCTGTGAAAATCAGTTTCGAATTCAAATTGAATTGGATACTTCATGTTTTCTACTTTTAGTGTATGGCAGTCGACCTTGGTGTTAACTTGATTTTATTCTTTTCTGCAAACAGACCAATTAGTAAACATGGTGCAGCATAACTTTAAGAAGATGACTGTTGTACCAAATGGGAAGGACTTCATTGACATAATCCTATCTCGCACCCAGCGGCAGACCCCAACTGTAGTCCACAAGGGTTATGCAATTTCCCGCCTTCGTCAGTTCTATATGCGCAAGGTGAAATATACCCAACAGAATTTTCATGAGAAGCTCTCCACAATTATTGATGAGTTTCCTAGGCTTGATGATATCCACCCTTTCTATGGCGACCTTCTTCATGTTCTCTACAACAAAGATCACTTCAAGCTTGCACTGGGCCAAATCAATGCTGCAAGGACCCTTATTGGAAAGATTTCTAAAGACTATGTGAAATTGTTGAAGTATGGTAATTCACTTTACCGAAGCAAATGTCTCAAGGTCGCTGCTCTTGGCCGTATGTGCACGGTGATAAAGAGGATCGGTCCTAGTTTAGCTTATCTAGAACAAATTAGGCAACACATGGCAAGGCTACCTTCAATTGACCCTAATACCAGGACAGTATTGATTTGTGGGTATCCAAATGTTGGAAAGAGTTCATTCATTAACAAGATTACTAGGGCTGATGTGGATATCCAGCCCTATGCTTTTACCACCAAATCACTCTTCGTGGGACATACAGATTATAAATACTTGAGGTACCAGGTAATTGATACGCCGGGGATTTTGGACCGACCTTTTGAAGACCGTAATATAATTGAGATGTGCAGCATCACAGCTCTGGCCCACTTGAGAGCTGCGGTGTTGTTCTTCTTGGATATCTCGGGGTCTTGTGGGTACAACATTGCCCAACAGGCATCTCTTTTTCACAGCATTAAGTCTCTATTTATGAACAAACCACTGATTATAGTCTGCAACAAGACTGACTTGCAGCCACTGGAGGGCATATCCGAGGAAGACAAGAAGTTGGTCGCAGAGATGAAAAATGAAGCAATGAAGACAGTGATTGGTCAAGGAGGTGAGGCTACAAACGATGAGGGGGTACTCTTGACCATGAGCACTTTGACCGAGGAAGGGGTGATTTCTGTAAAGAATGCAGCTTGTGAGAGGTTGTTGAATCAGAGAGtagaattgaagatgaaatcgaaaaaaataaatgaatgcTTAAATCGTTTTCATGTTGCATTGCCAAAGCCTCGGGACAGCAAGGAAAGGCCCCCGTGTATACCTCAGGCAGTTTTAGAGGCTAAGTCTAAGCAAGCAGCGGAGAAGGAAAAGAGGACTACAGAAAGGGATTTGGAGAATGAGAATGGCGGTGCTGGTGTGTACTCTGCCAGTTTGAAGAAGCACTATATCTTAGCTAATGACGAATGGAAAGAGGATGTCATGCCAGAAATTCTTGATGGGTACAATGTATGTGACTTTGTTGATCCTGATATATTTCACAGGCTTAAGGAGTTGGAACGAGAAGAAGGACTCCGGCACAAAGAGCAGGGTGATGATGATTTTGAGATGGATGCATTGAAACTGACTCCAGAAGAGCAAAAGATGTTGGCGGGGATAAGGAAAAAGAGAAGCAAGTTCATTCAACAACATAGAATCAAGAAGAGTACAGCAGAGAGTCGACCAATTGTACCAAGGAAATTCAACAAGGATAGGGAGTTCACAACAAAGAGAATGGGGAGGCAGCTTACAAAGTTGGGGATTGATCCTACTATGGCAATTAATCGAGCCCGAAGCAGATCTGTCTCCAAGGGTCGGAAGAGGGAGCGATCAGTTGACGGGGGTGATACTGATGGTGGGGATGCTATGGACATGGATGTTGATGCACCCAACAAGAAGCAGCTCATGTTATCTAGATCCCGCTCCCGCTCAAGATCAAGGCCTCCAACTGAAGTTGTCCCTGGAGAGGGCTTCAAGGACTCTTCCCAAAAGGCCAAGGCAATAAAGAAGGCCAGGAAATCTAATACGATGCGAAACAAGAATGCTCGTCGTGGAGAGGCTGATAGGGTCATTCCCACTTTAAAGCCAAAGCACTTGTTTTCTGGAAAACGATCAAttggaaaaactcaaaggcgctGAATGTTTTTGAGGTACTTAAAACAACTTGGATCACTTTCTGTTCagcttgttttttatttaagcaTGCTCTGGAAAAAAGTTACATATTCCTTGTTCCGGGCCATAGCTGTAGGCATGCATATATTTTGTGCGTATTAGGATTTacatagccgatcccacttagtgggaaaaggctttgttgttgttgttgtacattTTTTAAGGGAGATGTTGCATTCTCTAACTTTTATGTCTATTACATACATTTTCTTGTAGGTATATTCAAGACTGAATTCATGCGCTCAATCTTCTTGATGCATAAGCTAGAAATCAACATGTCTTTTGTTCTTGCAGGGTGGTAGGTTCGTGCTTTTGGAGTATTACGTATGCACTTGCTGCTGAAATGGAACTTAGTTCCTTTGTTTCTGTTCTGGCCCGGCAGGAGCTTGCAGCATGCGAGATGAAGCAACCAGTCTTGGTTGTTTTATTACTTTttagttgtgtttttgtttAGGAAATTTTGGATCCGAGACATTCCCGAACTACAATGTTTTGTGTAGAGTTGAGTTTACAATTAATTGGTTACTTTGTTCCTTTTGCTTGTAATTTGACAACGTGTGAACCTGGCCCAAATGAAATTGCAGTTTGTGTTTATACACATTCAAGTTAAATTTTGGATACTCGCTGAAGAAAATGAAGTGTACTTTTGGATTTTCTCGAAGGTAATGTAGTGTCCTCAGTCTGTCCGTCCCTTTGCACTCGAGTTCAAGAAGGGGAATACGCTAGTTTAGAATATTGTCAggtcaaaacaaaaaacaaaatctaatgATAAAGGCCAATGATGGAGTAGAAAAGTTTGTCCAAGTGTTTCAGAGAGAAGTGGTTTTGTTGCCCACATTTGTGGTTCTTCCATATTCATTCTCTTGCCAAAGCATATAGCCTGAGTTTGGAAGGAGAAAGATCAAAGGGGTGATTTCCGAAATGATTATGTGCAAAAGAATCGTATGAATATATTtatttccttcatttccttgTCGTTAAAATCTTGCAATTAATGTGGAGATGTTTTGATCAATCATCATCATCCCACCCATCGTGATTGGCATATGTATTCGATAAAAGAGCATGAGTTCCAATGCTTACTCCCTTACTGTTGAGGAGACCATTCCGATGATCTCAAACATCTCATTCCCATGAATTTTGCAGGCATTAAGCAACGCTCCAAAACAGCGCCGTCTACTTCTGTTGGCATTTCTTTAATGAAACCCTCTGCTTCCTCCAAGAACCCCGCTCGCCCAATTACTCATGTGTTGCTGCGTTTGAGGGACAATCCCGTAGACATTTTTCATAGCATTCAAAAAACATCAACCCTTGATCGACTACAAAGCCATTCTCGGCCGGAACTGGTTGCACAGCATGGGAACCATTACCTTGACTAACCATCAGCTGCTTCGTCATCCAGCCCCGatcaaaatttataaaaggCAGGACGCCGGAAGCTGAAGGATCGACATCAAGAAAGGGACGGAATTTGTGGTGAAATGTAATTACCAAATTGGccataatttttttagttttgatgaaagGATTAGAATAGTAATTTTCTaaagttttggttgacaaacagagttctattaatatgtagttttgatTCTATTAATAGGTAGTTTAGATAAGTACTTGGTGAAGTTTCTTTCACCAAATCGACAAAGTCAAATAAAACTggctgccacttagtactacgctttagtagtattcttcttcacttgtaagtgagaggtcttaggttcgattttcgtcaaatgcgaatttgaaccacattattgctaagcCTATTACGAGGTACCCCTTAgcgtaaataatatcgtttgttaaaaaaaaaaaaaacaggctCAACAACTTAAAGTGCAAAACAACACATTAAGTACAAACAAAAGGTGACACACCCATCCCTGATATCCATCGAATACCAGGGTAGgcatgtgctggccgacacccgaaggtgacaaagccatattaggatgcatgagaaataatatatataaacaatacttataaatttaaatacaatgatTATGCAATtatggaacgtgttcagagcatacaactaatcataaaccctaaaaaggaataaataaaattgaatgaacaaagagatgggtcctacaccgagatgactcgaagatgccgttgagattgtacgcctcgattctaagttcTGAGGGagcgcaaaacaaaacatgagtggacccaGTAGATATATAGTAATACTAAAATAGTTATTCaacaacatactaacccccaaagtttatgaaaactcaatagtataatatgtcATAGGTttttcgaaaaccctagcatgccataaaacctttataaaacatatagtatatatagtgtgcttagtagtgtgtgtgtgtgtgtgtgtgtgtgtgtgtgtgtgtgtgtgtgtgtgtgtgtgtattaggCATTTACAATATTACATTCGCCGGAAAGCATGTATAACACTTTTTCATTCATTCGAAGGTTCTACATCACGCACCCGTAGGCAGATCATTTGCCCGTAGGCAGTATCATTCGCCCGTAGGCATTACATCTCCCGGCTGAAGCCAATATAAATATCTCCCGCCTGTAGGCACCAACTAACGCCCGACCATAGCCAACATCAATATTTCCTACCTGTAAGCTCCTACATCACCCACCCGAAGGCATATAAGTATCAATCGCCCGTGGGTAGAACATACACCCGTAGGCAGGATATACGCCTATAAGCAGAACATAAACCCGTAGGTAGGACCGTTCGAATAACCATTAAGTAAGTACATAAGTATATATCTATCTTAATCATAGTTCACTAGCTAAAACGTCATATTGTAAAACCTATTtgtagtatatagtcatcaatcATGTATACTACGAAGAACATGAAAATCAATaaagtatggtattccaaaatattctcagtaaagcatgatatctcataaagtgtaaatctaaTGTACtaataaacgtttcataaaatgtaaccattaaatcatgcttttcatgtatgcatttctaatagtaaaatatacattttaaaaaGGATCCACTCATAGATACTTCGTTGTCAAAGAGCTGTGCAACCTAGTGAAGCTGAAAACGCCATCaacaattgcacctaagcactTAAAGGGTCccattaataaaactctattgaAACGATTGAATTAGGGAAAACGAACGTCGGAAACTGATTCAGGATGTCGAATTACCTTAAGAGGGGTCCCGGACAAATTTCCCAAGAATATTCCCTGACAGAATATtccctgacggaatattccatctGAGTTGTGCTTGGTCTTGGGTTGGGCCGGTTCTGGGCTGGTTTTGAGTTAATGGGCCAGTTCCTCATTTGGGTTTTGGGCCAAGACATTTAGGTTGGGCTAGGCAACTAGGCCTAGGCCtaggtttgggtttttttttgggtttaaatGGGTTTGGGCTGGGTTCGAAGCGATTTGGGCTTGCAATTGGGCTAGGTTTGACTTGGGTTCTGGGTTGGGCAATTGGGCCAACCTTCATGGCCCAACAAGTTGGGTCGGCCAAGGGTAGTGGGTCGTGTTCAACTTGTTCTCAGGCCAAGTTGGCCGAGTTTCGAAAAAAGGAGAAAGCCGGAGCTTCCATGCTCCGTTCAACCTTAAAACTCACACAACAAAGGTAAAACAAAATACCAAAATGAATCCCAAAGAACAAGGAAGAGATTCGTACCAATTTCAAGGCATGTGGTGGCTGGAGTTGGCCGGAAAGTGATATGAAAATCACGACATTCTCCCCGGAATCTGGGTTTCAAAGCATTCTTCGTTCTTGTATGATTTTGTGGTTCACAAGGCAAACCTAAGTTACAAACTAAGCTACAAAGATGAAAAGTGAGGATCAAGGGTATCCTGGAGCTTACCCCATGTCGGGAAGATAAAGAACTCGCCAAGATCTCTCCAAGCTTTTGCCCTGGTTCTGTGGTGCTACCATCCTTGTCTACACTTGCAGAGGGAAAAGAAGAACACGAGAGATAAGGGAGGtctgagagggagaaagagtgTTGGTGTGTGTAGGTGTGCTCGAGGAGTTAGAGATGGGAGAACACAGAAatggaagagaaagagaaaggaagagaTACCTTACggggagagaagagaagagagaggccGAGGGACAAAAATCAAGGGTGGCCCCCAGAACTCactaacaaatcctataaaagataaaataagaaaatatctACCTTGAGTGTGAAATTACCATTTTACCCTTTCGATTTGCCAAAACCAGGACAGGTTGTTACAAAAGGGCCCTGCTAATAAACATGACTTCCATATTTAAAGAAAATCTATTGAGCTTTAAAGCAACTCCAATGTAAAGACTTAAATATTATACCTATATTATTATACTTGAATaccaaaaaggagaaaaatttATGTCAGAGTTAATTTGCCACTAGACGATGCTTAGTGTCACCACTATCCACTCAAAACTTGTCATGTGATAAGCTTTAAATATAACTTTTAGGATAAATTatacaaaactacctcaactatggtCAAACTACAGTCTCATACTTCATGTTTTGAAAATTACAATATCATAcctcaacttatgaattcattGCAATGTTAGACCTCCgttaaattttttgtcaaattggcTGTTAAATGATGACATTGCAGGAGCGGGGTCTACTCCTTtattaaatgaataaaaaaattaattaattaattttttatccaacaattaataaattaattttttatttaacaattaataaattaagaatttttatttaacgattaaaaattaatttaaaaaaaaatcatcagaCCCCCACTTCACCCAATGGTGAAGCTACATAAGAGCAAGGAGTGGCGGCCACCCCTCCGATCATCGAAAATTGCCACTGAGAGTGAAGATTCCATCCCTTCAATCTTTTAAACCCGCTGGTATTTGGGGTTGGTGCACTATACTGTTAGGTTTTATTGTTTTCAAGGGAAGAAGATGACTTAAAATCAGACGGCATCATACTTTGTTCTATGCTATTAGTGCTATTAGTATAACTCTTTTCCTTTAAATGAAACGGTGTGGTTTAGTGGTGGGCTCCTTTagtttcttctttattttttaattttactgaTGTGGGCATCTTTTCCAATCGCACTATGGTTTAGTTGATTAATCATGATTTACCAAAGAAACCAGCCCACCATGTCAATTCTCTGtcctctctctcattttttttagactaaagaaaaacaaaaggctGATGTTTGTTATTGTCCTTTTCAATTCTTGATATTTTTTcagaatttaaaaatattttcttttaatttttcgaGATGATGACTTGTTTCTTGATGTACAAAGTTTTGTGAGGAAAATGATATTAGTATTCCTAACATGGAGGATTTGCATTTTGTACCTAAATAATCAAAGCATAAAGCTCCAAGACTCACAAGTTTTCATTACTATCGTGTACCTCTTTTTTTAAGTCCTTGATATGCAACTCAAAGAATTGAAAGATCGCTTCAATAAGGTAAACAccaaattgcttctttgtaTGTATGTTTGAGCTGGTGAATAATTTTTGCATCTTTTGACCAATAAAAATAGTTCGTTTTGCCCAATTTTATCCTCAAGATTTTAATGGAGAAATgtttttgcttttattgataatgagcctattTTGTGATGTTTCATGACATAAAACCTTACCGGCTACAATTGTAACTTGCTTGAATTGAGTAAATTATGAAGGACATATAAAAGGTTGGCGACATTTTTTGGAACCGTTTATGTTTTTAGATTTCGCCCCTCCCCCTACAATTCCTAACTTTGTCACTGACTTCACCCCCTTCGCCCAACCTTAGAATCCATCTCCCTTCCCTTATTCCCATAATATCATCTCCTCATCTTGCCACCACCAACTTTCCTCGTCTTCTCCTTCCTCCAACTCATCTTCACTCagttctctgttttttttttctttaactcatagatttggaaaaagcgtatgatagggtcccaagagacattctttggaggattttagagaagaaaggagtacgaatagcatatatccaagctatacaggatatgtatgaaggagcaaagactgccgtaagaactcatgaaggacaaaccgaaagctttcccataactgtaggattacatcaaggctcatccttaagtccttacctttttgcgttggtaatggatgagttaacaggacatattcaagatgatattccttggtgtatgcttttcacagacgatatagtgttgatagatgaaactcaggaaggggtaaatgcaaagcttaacctttggagagaagtgttggaatctaaaggtcttcgcctaagccgatcaaagacagaatatatggagtgcaagttcagtgcaaatggaggccaaaacgagttaggggtgaggatcggagatcaagaaataccaaagagcgaccgttttcgttacctaggatctatcttgcaaaagaacggagaattagatggagatctcaaccatagaatacaagctggatggatgaagtggaagagtgcatccggcgtgttgtgtgatcgccgtatgccactgaagctcaagggaaaattttataggacggcaataaggccggcgatgctgtatggcacagaatgttgggcggtgaagcatcaacacgtacacaaaatgggtgtagcggagatgaggatgcttcgttggatgtgtgggcacacgagaaaggataagattaggaatgaggatatccagggtaaagtaggagtagccaaaattgaaggaaagatgagagaaaatcggttacggtggtttggacatgtgcaaagaaggcctactgacactccgattagaagatgcgactatggaacagaggttcagggccgaaggggtagaggaagacctaggaaaactttggaagagaccctaagaaaagacttagagtacttggatctaacggaggacatgacacaggacagaacacaatggcgttctaagattcatatagccgatcccattcagtgacttggattttccaagtctccaaccgagaagttttcctcactcgggaaattaagggaacactacctcaacctacatgctccactcacaaagcttcaacaaaagaaaattcaaagaacttagcgaagaaggctttggtgtatttaacacaatacgttgaaatgaaggaaatcttatttattgatatccccgataagttacaaatatgtacatatacttgagtcaaaataaacaaacaagagggagccttcacaaaggttgctgaggagaagtctcagcagtcggtagagccccagaaagagaaggcaccggagggggatcattcggagcctcagtactggacagaaccctagaaggaggaggcatcagaggttgatcatttggagcttcattatggggtacagccccagaagacgaaggcaataaatgcctttggaacaaacccacaaatctctgatgatcaagtaaaacctgaccatcagattccttcatctggtcaagcttcctcttcatgtttgtagcatagtcatgtgcgagccggtgcaactgtttattctcatgcttgagccttctaatctcctgtttgagactcatcacttcagccgccaatgattcaacttggcgggttcgagcaaataagcgttgggccatattagacacagaacctgcacactgaacactgagagccagagaatccttaacagccaactcatcagaccgtttggaaagtagtctgttatctttgggagtgagaaggttcctggccactaccgcagcggtcatatcattcttcatcacggaatccccaacggtaagaggaccagtaggggagacgaatgaggggcgccatatgttgtctggagaaggcggggctgcctcttcaacaaggttcaagtcaaaacgacggtcggaggggccagacattatcaaaggtgttgaagagagaagaggtcggacaaatcaagatcttagaagtgcaagaatggagcttctactggtggatattcaagtgtgctttggaacttaatgtcagcccctataaaaatctgcactcgacgaagcttcagaaatcgaaaaggcgcctgctcagaaatcgaagaggcgtttactttctcaaaagctgggctgctcagagaccacgagggtcgatctcagaaatcgaagaggtgtttgctttctcaaaagctgggctgctcaaagaccacgaaggccgatctcagaaattgaagaggcttgctttctcaaaagctgggctgctcagagaccacgagggccgatctcagaaatcgagaGGCACCTACtcttccagccttgtcagcacctgtcacacgcacactcagctttgcggaaattatgggcattctgtcgaagatttctggcgaagtagaaagcacatgaatcgtactgttcaatcacccacttcccacacgcaacagtagctcatgggtaccacagataactttgccaaagttctctgacaaagttgagacacgtgaagcttgcaactcccactacatcgctctgaccaagaagggtaaaataatagcaaagaaacaacactaacaaagtttagacacataaattttgaaggtctagctaccatattattacccacaagggtaaaggaacagtaccactgctggataattggaaagtcccggtgtgtcaacctctgtgctttgtggcaaggtagactagcaaacatgcccaacctttactcacattcgagaaaacactcccaacaagattgcttgctccaaactcgaagaggcaccgccctccgaatctcgagagccagactcccaacatgattactttctcaaaaatcgaagagagggtaaaggaacagtaccactgctggataattggaaagtccttgtgtgtcaacctctgtgcttcgtggcaaggtagactagcaaacatgcccaacctttactcacattcgagaaaacactcccaacaagattggttgctccaaaatcgaagaggcaccgccctccgaatctcgagagccagactcccaacatgattactttctcaaaaatcgaagagagggtaaaggaacattaccactgctggataattggaaagtccctgtgtgtcaacctctgtgcttcgtggcaaggtagattagcaaacatgcccaacctttactcacattcgagaaaacactcccaacaagattgcttgctccaaaatcgaagaggcatcgccctccgaatctcgagagccagactcccaacatgattactttctcaaaaatcgaagagacaccgctctccgaatctcgagagccagacccccagcaggattgctttctcaaatatcgaagaggcatcgttctccgaatctcgagagccagatccccgacaggattgcttgttcgaaaaccgaagaggcaccactttcccaacttcaagagctggatctccttggataaagcttgtctgtaatcttcacacgcaacatcagctttccagataccacagaccactttttcaaagtgctctaacagagttaaaacatgtgaagctggcagctcccactaccgtgctatgaccaagcagggtaaaggaatatcattattacttgatgttagggagacttcaatatatgtcgacctccatccccaacggacaggcagacctgcaaaaatgctcaacccttccttttatctaagagggcactcccaacgaagcctttcgaaatattcagctttctttccccccgataatacctctgtaaacaaggtatactagagcaagaatatctcatatcatcagggttaaaagcaagagtatcctatatcatgctttttccctatcttttcctttggccttgttcttacctgcaagacaaggagaaagagagcaatcagttagcacttggaatcaagcttccagctaggaattgactgcctggaaccccttacctgattacttacctggcattgctctcgagtactcatcttcaacatcttatgcttccagggaagataccgcatctgcctgaggaacagatagggcaagtgagaaggatacaaggaagcatgtggagacaagcataacagcacacgtgccgatacatccactactctgtcaaaagcaaaagtatcccatatcagcagggtcgaacgtactctagatttgatggacttgttttgaccctcaaattcttcagtcggccttatactttggaggaaaccagaaaaccctccagcccagttcaagaataagcctgtggaaagttacttcttcaaaagcaaaagtatcccatatcatctcttctcatttttcttctctttatccttcatgctgcctgcaagatagggagaatgtgaacaatcagccggagctctgattgcttaccttgtctgtcacctctttcagcagattccctagcttggcgacttgggggactcctactacatggtttgtatcgcgcttgaccaagcctgaaactacaagtaagcttcaagtgaaattgatacattaccttgtgcatctccaccagttacagataccacccctggatggaggaagagtacttccagaaaagatgccacatctacttatgagacagataaggcaagtcaagacgata
Encoded proteins:
- the LOC103448516 gene encoding nucleolar GTP-binding protein 1-like; the encoded protein is MVQHNFKKMTVVPNGKDFIDIILSRTQRQTPTVVHKGYAISRLRQFYMRKVKYTQQNFHEKLSTIIDEFPRLDDIHPFYGDLLHVLYNKDHFKLALGQINAARTLIGKISKDYVKLLKYGNSLYRSKCLKVAALGRMCTVIKRIGPSLAYLEQIRQHMARLPSIDPNTRTVLICGYPNVGKSSFINKITRADVDIQPYAFTTKSLFVGHTDYKYLRYQVIDTPGILDRPFEDRNIIEMCSITALAHLRAAVLFFLDISGSCGYNIAQQASLFHSIKSLFMNKPLIIVCNKTDLQPLEGISEEDKKLVAEMKNEAMKTVIGQGGEATNDEGVLLTMSTLTEEGVISVKNAACERLLNQRVELKMKSKKINECLNRFHVALPKPRDSKERPPCIPQAVLEAKSKQAAEKEKRTTERDLENENGGAGVYSASLKKHYILANDEWKEDVMPEILDGYNVCDFVDPDIFHRLKELEREEGLRHKEQGDDDFEMDALKLTPEEQKMLAGIRKKRSKFIQQHRIKKSTAESRPIVPRKFNKDREFTTKRMGRQLTKLGIDPTMAINRARSRSVSKGRKRERSVDGGDTDGGDAMDMDVDAPNKKQLMLSRSRSRSRSRPPTEVVPGEGFKDSSQKAKAIKKARKSNTMRNKNARRGEADRVIPTLKPKHLFSGKRSIGKTQRR